The following proteins come from a genomic window of Lolium rigidum isolate FL_2022 chromosome 5, APGP_CSIRO_Lrig_0.1, whole genome shotgun sequence:
- the LOC124656745 gene encoding inositol-tetrakisphosphate 1-kinase 4-like, with product MAPAEQSPDHAYTIGYALQPSKVGSVIQPPLVALAAERGMRLVAIDASRPLADQGPFHLIVQKLYDRPWRAQLEAFSALHPSVPVLDPPAAIDRLLDRATMLDVVPGLSVAGVGVPCQVAVRDAAALADPGEMLAAARLRFPLIAKPLAVDGSAASHAMSLVYRREGLRGLQPPVMLQEFVNHGGVLFKVYVMGDGATCVRRRSLPDVRDEHLLLADDLVPFANVSSLPPPEDAGDADTTTMSPAAGFVEEVARGLRRALGLHLFNFDMIRGESGRYYLIDINYFPGYAKMPGYEVALTEFFAKTLNLQIDHAQIGTASSLDCKVQELEFAQPEIFSSYVSRPAKGF from the coding sequence ATGGCGCCCGCGGAGCAGTCGCCTGATCATGCCTACACCATCGGCTACGCTCTGCAGCCCAGCAAGGTGGGCAGCGTCATCCAGCCGCCCCTCGTCGCCCTGGCGGCCGAGCGTGGCATGCGCCTCGTCGCCATCGACGCATCGCGCCCGCTCGCCGACCAGGGGCCCTTCCACCTCATCGTCCAGAAGCTCTACGACCGGCCGTGGCGCGCGCAGCTCGAGGCCTTCTCCGCGCTGCACCCCTCCGTCCCCGTCCTCGACCCTCCCGCCGCCATCGACCGCCTCCTCGACCGCGCGACCATGCTCGACGTCGTCCCCGGCCTCAGCGTGGCCGGCGTTGGCGTCCCGTGCCAGGTCGCCGTCCGCGACGCCGCCGCTCTGGCGGACCCGGGGGAGATGCTTGCGGCCGCCAGGCTCCGCTTCCCGCTCATCGCGAAGCCGCTGGCCGTCGACGGCAGCGCGGCCTCCCACGCCATGTCCCTGGTGTACCGCCGCGAGGGGCTCCGCGGCCTCCAGCCGCCTGTCATGCTCCAGGAGTTCGTCAACCACGGCGGCGTGCTGTTCAAGGTCTACGTGATGGGCGACGGCGCCACCTGCGTCAGGCGGCGCAGCCTGCCGGACGTGCGCGACGAGCACCTCCTCCTGGCCGACGACCTCGTTCCTTTCGCCAACGTCTCCAGCCTGCCGCCCCCTGAGGACGCCGGCGACGCTGATACGACGACGATGTCCCCCGCGGCTGGCTTTGTCGAGGAGGTCGCGCGCGGGCTAAGACGTGCGCTTGGGCTGCACCTGTTCAACTTCGACATGATCCGGGGAGAGAGCGGCCGCTACTACCTCATCGACATCAACTACTTTCCAGGGTACGCGAAGATGCCGGGTTACGAGGTTGCTCTCACGGAATTCTTCGCCAAGACGCTGAACCTGCAGATCGATCATGCGCAGATCGGCACAGCCTCGAGCCTAGATTGCAAAGTGCAAGAGCTCGAGTTTGCTCAGCCGGAGATTTTTTCATCGTACGTGTCCAGACCTGCTAAAGGTTTTTAG